A single region of the Saprospiraceae bacterium genome encodes:
- a CDS encoding ABC transporter permease, translating to MRLKQIATHFFQWYCNPDYYEDIKGDLDELYAREQQNNHVFKAECWFAWEVIKLFRPAIIRPIKGMNLLNHLDMIKNYLKIGFRNLLKHKSYAGIHVLGLALGLASFLLINEYTRFETSYDQFYSQSNQLYRLTTDNVVDGKIGVRDAMSFAPSGKVLMDELPEVLGYTTTNKMNSLVFKKGSTLVEERMVVAADSNFLKLFDYPILAGNSDQLLTAPYTMVLTASKAKKYFGESDPIGQSIEVLGNFNRPFKVVGLMADIPENTHYKFDILISLKSIQSRVERDNWNGYNYYTYLLLAPQTNIAQLESKFPAISQKYLGEDSKLNFNIQAVPSIHLYSDFTFEPEIHGSAKAVNFLRIISLFILLIAWVNYINLSTARAVDRAQEVGLRKVVGAGKKQLIGQFLVESLLVNILGAFAALLLAQFLLPHFNFLVGKTVLTSVWSNSGFLQKLLAFFLLGTFISGFYPALVLSSFKPIGVLKGTFSRSKKGALLRKGLVVVQFAASLILMANTIIVYMQVKYMTNKDKGIDIQQVIGFENPAFQQEETEQHFSKLKTFKEEIANFSFVEKVGSISNLPGGGSSDISSNAGGIRIVGKTDRLESTVYIVAIDESIQATLDISILAGRNFRKALASDSNAVIVNETFLKQFNIADFDTMIGEKIQYGRNENNTQFHIVGVFKDYNRTTLKNNIEPTVFHYFENPNNTIVRLKGEDPLGGIENIEAKWREFFPDAPFAYAFLDQRFEKLYEEDKKFGLLFGNFSLLAIIVASLGLLGLASFIAIQRTKEVGVRKVLGASVSNIVILFFKDFFYLIGIAVLLGLPLVYFSMNEWLENYAYRIDFPWWAMLVACFILGLFAFLTIGYQTYRVAILDPAKTIRYE from the coding sequence ATGAGACTAAAGCAAATAGCCACACATTTTTTTCAATGGTATTGTAATCCTGACTATTACGAAGATATCAAGGGAGATCTAGATGAACTGTATGCAAGAGAGCAGCAAAATAACCATGTATTTAAAGCAGAATGCTGGTTTGCCTGGGAGGTTATCAAGCTATTCCGGCCTGCTATTATCCGACCTATAAAGGGAATGAACCTGTTAAATCACCTTGATATGATAAAAAATTACTTAAAAATTGGGTTTCGCAATTTGTTGAAACATAAATCTTATGCTGGTATTCATGTTTTGGGTCTAGCCTTGGGTCTGGCTTCCTTTTTGCTCATAAATGAGTATACGCGCTTTGAGACATCATATGACCAATTCTACTCACAGTCGAATCAATTGTACCGATTAACCACGGATAATGTGGTGGATGGTAAAATAGGGGTAAGAGATGCTATGTCTTTTGCACCCTCAGGCAAAGTATTAATGGATGAATTGCCTGAGGTATTGGGGTATACTACAACTAATAAAATGAACAGCCTGGTTTTTAAGAAAGGATCAACCTTAGTAGAGGAACGAATGGTGGTAGCTGCGGATTCCAATTTTCTAAAACTCTTTGATTATCCCATCTTGGCGGGCAACAGCGATCAATTATTGACCGCGCCTTATACCATGGTTTTGACTGCTTCAAAAGCCAAGAAATACTTCGGGGAAAGCGATCCTATTGGCCAAAGTATTGAAGTGCTAGGCAATTTTAACAGACCTTTTAAGGTCGTTGGATTAATGGCAGATATTCCTGAAAACACCCATTATAAATTTGATATTCTCATCTCGCTAAAAAGTATACAATCTAGGGTAGAGCGGGATAATTGGAATGGGTACAACTATTATACCTATTTATTACTAGCTCCCCAGACTAATATAGCTCAATTGGAGTCTAAATTCCCTGCTATATCCCAAAAGTACTTGGGAGAGGATTCCAAGTTGAATTTTAATATTCAAGCGGTGCCCAGTATCCATCTGTATTCGGATTTTACCTTTGAACCAGAAATTCATGGTAGTGCTAAAGCTGTCAATTTCCTTCGTATTATTTCCTTGTTCATCCTTTTGATCGCTTGGGTTAATTACATCAATTTATCAACGGCACGAGCCGTAGATCGTGCACAGGAGGTGGGCCTACGGAAAGTAGTAGGTGCAGGTAAAAAACAACTGATCGGGCAATTTTTGGTAGAATCGCTTTTGGTTAACATCCTGGGAGCCTTTGCGGCCCTTTTGCTAGCCCAGTTTTTATTGCCTCATTTCAATTTCTTGGTTGGGAAAACGGTACTTACTTCTGTATGGAGTAATAGTGGGTTTTTACAAAAATTGTTGGCCTTTTTCTTGTTGGGTACGTTTATTTCCGGTTTTTATCCGGCCTTGGTACTTTCTTCTTTTAAACCAATAGGGGTATTAAAAGGAACATTTAGTCGATCCAAAAAGGGAGCCTTATTAAGGAAAGGCCTGGTTGTCGTTCAATTTGCTGCTTCTTTGATCCTGATGGCCAATACGATCATTGTGTATATGCAGGTGAAATATATGACCAACAAAGACAAAGGGATCGATATTCAGCAAGTGATAGGTTTTGAAAACCCTGCATTTCAACAAGAAGAAACGGAACAACATTTTAGCAAGTTGAAAACATTTAAAGAAGAAATTGCAAATTTTTCTTTCGTGGAAAAGGTGGGAAGCATTTCTAACTTGCCTGGAGGCGGAAGTTCCGATATATCCTCTAACGCTGGCGGCATAAGAATTGTAGGAAAAACCGACCGGCTTGAGTCCACTGTCTATATTGTAGCTATTGATGAATCCATTCAGGCCACATTGGATATATCCATCTTAGCTGGCCGAAATTTCAGAAAGGCCCTTGCCTCTGATTCTAATGCTGTCATTGTTAATGAAACATTTTTAAAGCAATTTAATATTGCTGATTTCGATACCATGATAGGTGAAAAAATCCAGTACGGCCGAAATGAAAATAATACCCAATTCCATATAGTCGGCGTGTTCAAGGATTATAATCGGACAACCTTGAAGAACAATATTGAACCTACTGTTTTTCACTATTTCGAAAATCCGAATAATACCATTGTGCGCCTAAAAGGGGAAGACCCCTTGGGGGGTATTGAAAATATTGAAGCAAAATGGAGGGAATTTTTCCCTGATGCACCCTTTGCTTATGCTTTTTTAGACCAACGTTTTGAGAAACTTTACGAAGAAGACAAAAAATTTGGTTTGCTCTTTGGCAATTTCTCCTTATTGGCAATCATTGTGGCGAGTTTAGGGCTTTTAGGGTTAGCTTCTTTTATTGCTATCCAACGTACGAAAGAGGTAGGTGTGCGAAAAGTGCTAGGTGCTTCGGTGAGTAATATTGTTATTCTTTTCTTTAAGGATTTTTTCTACTTGATTGGAATTGCTGTCCTATTGGGTTTGCCTTTAGTCTATTTTAGTATGAACGAATGGTTAGAGAACTATGCCTACCGGATAGATTTCCCTTGGTGGGCCATGTTGGTGGCTTGTTTCATTCTTGGGCTTTTTGCTTTTCTCACTATAGGATATCAGACCTATCGTGTAGCTATTCTGGATCCGGCAAAAACCATTCGTTATGAGTAA
- a CDS encoding helix-turn-helix transcriptional regulator: MKKYPLGEFEEIVLLTVGVLFNEAYGVSIKDELEKRLQRKVSVGALQSALRRMEEKGYLESKFGESANARGGKRKRYFTITAYGKAALAHAKELRQNLWDDIPDIAFDF, from the coding sequence ATGAAAAAATATCCACTTGGCGAATTTGAAGAAATTGTACTACTTACGGTAGGCGTATTATTTAATGAGGCTTATGGTGTATCCATCAAAGACGAATTGGAGAAACGGCTACAACGGAAGGTAAGCGTGGGGGCCCTGCAATCAGCCCTGCGCCGCATGGAAGAAAAAGGGTATCTCGAATCCAAGTTTGGAGAATCTGCCAATGCCAGGGGAGGAAAACGCAAAAGGTATTTTACCATCACTGCCTATGGGAAGGCAGCATTGGCACATGCCAAAGAACTGAGGCAAAACCTTTGGGACGATATTCCAGATATTGCGTTTGATTTTTAA
- a CDS encoding DinB family protein — MKVKIANWITELEANTALFKQQFGGLSEEVLQWKPNPQSWSIAQNIDHLITVNGTYYPIVEQVRAGTYTLPWIARFSFLTRFFGNFIYNASGPDRSKKIKTFSVWEPSKSEIEGDILTRFEKHQADFAQFISACEDLLEKGLVISSPANKNIVYTLERAFDIIVVHEKRHFAQAKEVKDLMQG; from the coding sequence ATGAAAGTTAAAATTGCCAACTGGATCACTGAATTAGAAGCGAATACTGCTTTATTCAAGCAACAATTCGGAGGGCTATCGGAGGAGGTGCTTCAATGGAAACCAAATCCTCAAAGTTGGAGCATTGCCCAAAATATTGACCACTTGATCACTGTTAATGGTACTTATTATCCAATAGTTGAACAAGTTCGTGCGGGAACGTATACCCTTCCCTGGATAGCTAGATTTTCTTTTTTAACGCGCTTCTTCGGCAATTTTATATACAATGCCTCTGGGCCTGATCGAAGTAAAAAAATAAAGACTTTTTCGGTATGGGAGCCTTCGAAAAGTGAAATTGAGGGTGATATTCTCACCCGTTTTGAAAAACACCAGGCCGACTTTGCCCAATTTATATCAGCCTGTGAAGACTTATTGGAGAAGGGGCTAGTCATCAGTTCACCAGCCAATAAAAATATTGTTTATACCCTTGAAAGGGCTTTTGATATCATCGTCGTTCATGAAAAGCGGCACTTCGCCCAGGCGAAAGAGGTAAAAGATTTGATGCAGGGATAG
- a CDS encoding rhomboid family intramembrane serine protease, translated as MIFPIGDDNVKRGYYPYLSYALIAFNILIFLYELSLESKQGGLTQFILDYGAFPYKIQQGEAMYTLFTSMFLHGGWMHLIGNMLFLWVFADNIEATIGTSKFFVFYFLGGLAAHICHIYFNMGSEIPTVGASGAISAVMGAYLVMFPHSKVKVLFFVFVFRVSAFIFLGVWIWQQWMAGSASLDVSTAESAGVAYWAHVGGFVFGVLAGFYYRTKFRMPALENESSSSDQPEVYRPRNEEFV; from the coding sequence ATGATATTTCCGATTGGAGATGATAATGTAAAAAGAGGCTATTACCCCTATCTGAGTTATGCTTTAATCGCGTTTAATATTCTTATTTTTCTATACGAATTATCGTTGGAATCTAAGCAAGGTGGGCTTACCCAATTCATCTTAGACTATGGGGCGTTCCCGTATAAGATACAACAAGGGGAAGCCATGTATACCCTATTCACCAGTATGTTTTTGCATGGAGGGTGGATGCATTTGATAGGAAACATGTTATTCCTTTGGGTTTTTGCAGATAACATAGAGGCTACAATAGGGACTTCCAAGTTTTTTGTTTTCTACTTTTTAGGAGGGTTAGCTGCTCATATTTGCCATATTTATTTCAATATGGGCAGTGAAATTCCAACGGTAGGCGCCAGCGGAGCCATTTCGGCGGTGATGGGGGCCTATTTGGTGATGTTTCCTCATTCTAAAGTTAAGGTTTTGTTTTTCGTCTTTGTATTTAGGGTATCGGCCTTTATTTTTCTGGGTGTTTGGATTTGGCAGCAGTGGATGGCGGGTTCGGCTTCTTTGGATGTCTCTACGGCAGAAAGTGCAGGGGTGGCCTACTGGGCCCACGTTGGCGGATTTGTCTTTGGCGTGCTTGCAGGGTTTTATTATCGTACTAAATTTCGGATGCCGGCACTCGAAAACGAATCTAGTAGCTCGGATCAGCCAGAGGTGTATCGCCCTAGAAATGAGGAATTCGTATAA
- a CDS encoding DUF4856 domain-containing protein — protein sequence MKSIFPASLKMLLLCALLLGQSCQKEDNNAPSYDIPNDYSFENVNYSGQTQRLAMFLELKSYMGTAKTQGVALDATKLKAMYANDSANAGWTNAYDSSKQLKNKTFTIVQNTFDALFDQLALASQSTKPGAEGQAGVVSDLDGSKRYLLGSNGLDHAQLIEKGLMGACLYYQATAVYMGADKMNVDNETVSPGEGTAMEHHWDEAFGYFGVPTDFPSTKDGLLFWGSYSNQRDAVLGSNALLMNALIKGRAAISHKDLATRDEAITEAQEIWELISVGSAIHYINETLDHFDDMAIRGHALSEGIGFAYSLQFNPNKKITNSQITNILTLMGGADVFDEMNLYQADQSKLQEAKDLLANYYGLGDKKDDF from the coding sequence ATGAAATCAATCTTTCCCGCTTCTTTAAAGATGCTACTGCTATGTGCACTACTACTGGGGCAATCATGCCAAAAAGAGGATAACAATGCTCCCTCCTATGATATCCCCAATGACTACAGTTTTGAAAATGTCAATTATAGTGGCCAAACACAGCGCTTAGCTATGTTTTTAGAACTCAAATCTTATATGGGGACAGCTAAAACCCAAGGTGTCGCACTGGATGCAACTAAGTTAAAAGCCATGTATGCTAATGACAGTGCTAATGCAGGCTGGACCAATGCCTATGATTCGTCTAAGCAGTTGAAAAACAAGACTTTTACTATAGTGCAAAATACCTTTGACGCGCTTTTTGATCAATTAGCACTAGCTAGCCAATCTACAAAGCCAGGCGCAGAAGGTCAGGCAGGGGTAGTGTCTGACTTAGATGGCTCCAAGCGGTATCTATTAGGCTCCAATGGCCTGGACCATGCCCAATTGATTGAAAAGGGACTAATGGGGGCCTGTCTTTACTATCAAGCCACCGCCGTATACATGGGGGCAGATAAAATGAATGTAGATAATGAAACGGTAAGCCCCGGAGAAGGAACCGCCATGGAGCACCATTGGGATGAAGCCTTTGGCTACTTTGGTGTCCCAACTGATTTTCCAAGCACTAAAGATGGTTTGCTGTTCTGGGGTAGCTATTCGAATCAACGCGATGCCGTTTTAGGGAGTAATGCGCTTTTGATGAATGCACTGATTAAAGGACGGGCCGCCATTTCGCATAAGGACCTGGCAACGCGGGATGAAGCTATCACAGAAGCTCAGGAGATTTGGGAACTGATCAGCGTGGGCTCCGCAATTCATTATATCAACGAGACGCTAGATCACTTTGACGATATGGCCATCCGGGGACATGCCCTTTCTGAAGGAATCGGCTTTGCCTATAGCCTTCAGTTCAATCCTAATAAAAAGATAACTAATTCACAGATAACTAATATCCTGACCCTCATGGGAGGCGCTGATGTTTTTGACGAAATGAACCTCTATCAAGCAGACCAGTCAAAGCTACAGGAAGCCAAAGATTTGCTCGCCAACTATTATGGCCTTGGGGATAAGAAAGATGATTTTTGA
- a CDS encoding imelysin family protein: protein MKKTSTTSMILLLLLLSLCSCKPNGDTPDLCHSELDQQALFQNLADQLIIPRYMDFQHAVANLLGQTEIFSASPNLAMLHSLQNAFKTAYVSWQYVAQYEFGPAEDLNIRNLVNHFPADVALIQANIEAGKTSFSQAEAFDRGLPALDYLLFGLGGDDAEILAKYVNGTPQKTYYLEYLRHLVIDIETNINAVVNQWTNANDAYRENFIANTGTAAGSALSLLINGLNEHYEMIRRDKIGIPVGALTLGFPNPDKVEAPYAGISAELALTATQAAKELYLGQGKDGINREGLDDYLQQISEKEEGLALHQNIKQQFDLAIAALTGLADPLSGTIISEQAKVESAYAEIVKQVVNIKTDMPSLLCIAITYVDNPSDSD, encoded by the coding sequence ATGAAAAAGACCTCAACAACAAGCATGATTTTGCTGCTCTTACTCCTTAGCCTTTGCTCCTGCAAGCCCAATGGTGATACACCTGATCTGTGCCACAGCGAATTAGACCAACAAGCCCTTTTCCAAAACTTGGCAGATCAGCTTATTATCCCTCGTTATATGGATTTTCAACATGCGGTGGCTAATCTGTTAGGTCAGACTGAAATATTCTCAGCTTCACCTAATTTAGCAATGCTGCATTCACTCCAAAACGCTTTCAAAACAGCATACGTCAGTTGGCAATACGTTGCACAATACGAATTCGGCCCAGCAGAGGACCTCAATATTCGAAACCTAGTCAACCATTTTCCGGCAGATGTAGCACTTATTCAGGCTAATATCGAAGCAGGGAAAACATCTTTTAGCCAGGCAGAAGCCTTTGATCGGGGCTTGCCAGCCCTCGATTATTTACTTTTTGGTTTAGGAGGGGACGATGCCGAAATCTTAGCAAAATACGTAAATGGTACCCCACAAAAAACCTATTACCTCGAATACCTCCGCCATTTAGTTATCGATATCGAAACCAACATTAATGCCGTCGTAAACCAATGGACTAATGCTAATGATGCTTATCGCGAGAATTTTATAGCTAATACAGGTACGGCAGCTGGTTCCGCTTTAAGTCTTCTTATTAACGGCCTTAATGAACACTATGAAATGATCCGCCGAGATAAAATCGGTATTCCTGTTGGTGCACTCACCCTTGGTTTCCCTAATCCAGACAAGGTGGAGGCCCCCTACGCTGGCATTTCGGCCGAACTAGCCCTCACTGCCACCCAAGCGGCCAAGGAATTATACCTAGGTCAAGGCAAGGATGGCATAAATCGCGAAGGCCTCGATGATTACCTGCAACAGATCAGTGAAAAAGAGGAAGGTCTGGCCCTCCACCAAAACATTAAACAGCAATTTGACTTAGCCATCGCAGCATTAACCGGCTTGGCCGACCCTTTATCGGGTACGATAATAAGTGAGCAGGCTAAAGTGGAATCGGCCTACGCCGAAATTGTCAAACAAGTGGTCAACATCAAAACAGATATGCCGTCGCTGCTCTGCATAGCCATTACCTATGTAGATAATCCGAGTGATTCTGATTAA
- a CDS encoding HTTM domain-containing protein yields MKTKLNSLLFRSTSIAPLITFRILFGGLMLVGALRFMHLGWVERLYVAPRVFFKFYGFEWVENFGERGMYLLYSLIALSAAFIMVGLFYRLAAILFFLSFTYAELIDSTNYLNHYYLVCLLAFLLIFLPAHRAYSVDVWRKPAWQLQRVPAWTINVIIFQISIVYVCAGIAKLSSDWLLRAMPLAIWLPTKANWPLLGPLFAHSWTAYAFSWAGALYDLTIPFFLLHPRTRPFAYIAVIGFHVLTKLLFNIGLFPFIMIFNTLIFFSGAWHERFLMVGKLGSRKLGGESWEIEKLGNLKWDSLGVRWSKSPNVQPWRLLTSNQPPSRPQLPTSNPQPATIWFSAFDFRLTIGHNLVHYLQKKLILIALTLYFSLQVFLPFRYLFYPGYLLWTEEGYRFSWRVMLVEKVGQATFYIHDLENGRKSEVDNSKYLSLFQEKQMVIQPDMILQYAHFLAKTYEEEQGICQPKVTVNSHVALNGRRSQAFVNPNIDLAAIKDGWAPKHWIIPFRHE; encoded by the coding sequence GTGAAAACCAAGCTAAATAGCCTGCTATTCCGTTCTACGTCTATTGCTCCGCTCATCACTTTCCGGATACTGTTTGGCGGATTGATGTTGGTAGGGGCCCTGCGTTTTATGCATTTGGGCTGGGTGGAGCGTTTGTATGTAGCCCCCAGGGTTTTCTTCAAATTTTATGGCTTTGAGTGGGTAGAAAATTTCGGCGAAAGGGGAATGTATCTCTTATATTCCTTGATTGCACTGAGCGCCGCTTTCATCATGGTTGGTTTGTTTTATCGCCTGGCCGCTATTCTTTTTTTTCTCAGTTTTACTTATGCAGAGTTAATCGATAGCACTAACTATCTTAATCATTATTATTTGGTTTGTCTTCTTGCTTTTTTGCTGATTTTTCTGCCTGCACATCGCGCCTATTCCGTCGATGTTTGGAGAAAACCAGCCTGGCAACTCCAGCGGGTCCCCGCCTGGACAATCAATGTAATCATCTTCCAAATTAGCATCGTTTATGTTTGCGCTGGTATTGCCAAACTCAGTAGTGATTGGCTTCTGAGGGCCATGCCCTTGGCGATCTGGTTGCCAACTAAAGCGAACTGGCCACTGCTTGGCCCACTCTTTGCCCACTCCTGGACTGCCTATGCCTTTAGCTGGGCCGGGGCGCTCTATGATTTGACTATCCCTTTTTTCCTACTACATCCTCGTACCCGACCATTTGCGTATATCGCCGTCATCGGCTTCCATGTGCTAACCAAACTTCTTTTTAATATCGGCCTTTTTCCCTTTATCATGATTTTTAATACGCTGATTTTCTTTTCTGGGGCATGGCATGAGCGGTTTCTTATGGTTGGGAAGTTGGGAAGTCGAAAGTTGGGAGGAGAAAGTTGGGAAATTGAGAAATTGGGAAATCTGAAGTGGGACAGTTTGGGTGTCCGATGGTCGAAGAGCCCGAATGTACAACCATGGAGACTTTTAACTTCGAATCAGCCACCATCCCGTCCTCAACTTCCAACTTCCAACCCACAACCAGCCACAATCTGGTTCTCGGCTTTCGACTTTCGACTTACCATTGGCCATAATCTAGTCCACTATTTACAAAAAAAACTCATCCTAATAGCCCTAACCCTATACTTCTCCCTCCAAGTCTTTCTCCCCTTTCGCTATCTCTTCTATCCAGGATATCTGCTATGGACAGAGGAAGGTTATCGCTTCTCTTGGCGTGTAATGTTAGTAGAAAAAGTGGGGCAAGCTACCTTTTATATACACGATTTGGAAAATGGACGGAAAAGCGAGGTAGACAATAGCAAGTACCTTAGTCTTTTTCAAGAAAAACAGATGGTCATTCAACCGGATATGATCTTGCAGTATGCTCATTTTTTAGCCAAAACTTACGAAGAAGAACAAGGCATTTGCCAACCCAAAGTAACTGTAAATAGCCACGTGGCTTTGAATGGCAGGCGAAGTCAAGCTTTTGTCAACCCCAATATCGACCTAGCTGCCATCAAGGATGGCTGGGCTCCTAAACACTGGATAATTCCTTTTAGACATGAGTGA
- a CDS encoding TonB-dependent receptor: protein MSEKIYIHWLLLAITIMIGGGLSAQSATLMGTVTATESGQPIKGATVFLTATNQSIVTNHMGQFSLPALTIGRYHVTVFATGFSTVQKEIMLDQQETFMEINMAPLSYNLDVVQIQGDKGEEIYGLRSLRNVEGVGIYAAKKSEVIELDNMVANLASNNAREIYKGIAGLNIWENDGAGLQLAIGARGLDPNRSSNFNTRQNGYDISADALGYPESYYTPPAQALQRIEIVRGAASLQYGTQFGGLLNFVFRDGPEDKVFEFNSEQTLGSFNFFNSFNSIGGTKGKVNYYGFYQYKQGDGWRANSGFEQQTGFARIGLKLSDRFQMGIEFTQMNYLAQQAGGLVDFEFKQNPQQSKRERNWFDVNWNLAAFTLDYRLSDRTRLNVRNFLLLARRSALGDLGPTNRPDPLRERDLIIGTYQNFGNETRLIHRYDLGNQLATFLIGLRYYQGYTHNQQGDANDGKEPDFQFLHPDDLEKSDYEFPSRNVALFAENLFNISPRFSLTPGIRMEYIRTASEGYFKQRVFSGNQVIFEQRFEDAKVNERTFALLGLGASYKTNDKIESYANFSQNYRAINFSDLAVVNPNLEIDSLLKDESGFNLDVGIRGNTLANRLRFDCSIFYLQYNDRIGTAEKEVVQFFGDIPVTSAVAYRTNVGDARIIGLEAFAEADLWKFVFGTSSKPALNLFANLSLLQGKYLSGQAIFVGKQVELIPPISLKTGLNFSYQRWGISYQFTYVSEHFSDATNAVMVANATRGIIPSYQVMDASLRYQWPSYRLQIGVNNLTNEAYFTRRATGYPGPGIIPAEGRRFYASLQMKL from the coding sequence ATGAGTGAAAAAATATACATCCATTGGCTCCTTTTAGCCATAACCATCATGATTGGTGGCGGCCTATCTGCTCAATCTGCTACGCTGATGGGGACTGTTACAGCAACTGAAAGTGGACAGCCGATCAAAGGTGCAACCGTCTTTTTGACAGCAACAAACCAAAGTATTGTTACCAACCACATGGGGCAGTTCAGTCTCCCCGCTCTGACCATAGGTCGATATCATGTAACTGTTTTCGCCACCGGTTTTTCAACTGTTCAAAAAGAAATCATGCTCGACCAGCAGGAAACCTTTATGGAGATCAACATGGCACCCCTTTCTTATAATTTGGACGTTGTGCAAATTCAAGGGGATAAAGGGGAGGAAATATATGGTCTTCGTAGCTTGCGCAACGTAGAAGGGGTAGGCATTTATGCTGCCAAAAAAAGCGAGGTGATCGAACTAGACAATATGGTGGCCAATCTGGCCTCGAACAACGCCAGAGAGATTTACAAAGGAATTGCAGGCTTGAACATCTGGGAAAACGATGGCGCTGGCTTACAATTGGCGATTGGCGCCCGCGGCCTGGATCCCAACCGCAGCTCCAACTTCAACACCCGTCAGAATGGCTATGACATCAGCGCAGACGCCCTCGGCTATCCAGAAAGCTATTACACCCCACCCGCCCAAGCACTCCAACGCATCGAAATTGTCCGTGGGGCCGCCTCCTTGCAGTATGGCACGCAGTTTGGCGGATTGCTCAACTTCGTTTTCAGAGATGGGCCGGAGGACAAGGTTTTTGAATTTAATTCGGAACAAACCTTGGGCTCCTTTAATTTTTTCAATTCCTTCAATAGCATTGGAGGGACCAAGGGGAAAGTTAATTATTATGGCTTCTATCAATATAAACAAGGGGATGGGTGGCGAGCGAATAGCGGCTTTGAGCAGCAAACTGGCTTTGCCCGGATCGGGCTTAAACTTTCGGATCGCTTCCAAATGGGCATTGAATTTACCCAAATGAATTACCTCGCCCAGCAGGCTGGCGGTTTGGTTGATTTTGAGTTTAAGCAAAATCCACAGCAGTCCAAACGGGAACGCAACTGGTTTGATGTCAACTGGAATCTGGCAGCCTTCACACTCGACTACCGACTCTCCGACCGCACCCGACTCAATGTACGCAACTTCCTACTGCTTGCCCGCCGCAGCGCCTTGGGAGATCTAGGCCCTACCAATCGACCGGACCCCTTGCGGGAGCGTGATCTGATCATCGGCACCTACCAAAACTTTGGCAATGAAACAAGGTTGATTCATCGCTATGACTTAGGCAATCAATTAGCTACTTTCCTAATAGGTTTGCGCTATTATCAGGGGTATACCCACAATCAGCAAGGAGATGCCAATGACGGGAAGGAACCTGACTTTCAATTTTTACACCCCGACGACCTTGAAAAATCGGATTATGAATTCCCTAGCCGAAACGTGGCTTTATTCGCAGAAAATCTTTTTAATATTTCACCTCGTTTCAGCCTTACACCAGGTATTCGAATGGAGTACATCCGTACGGCCTCAGAAGGGTATTTCAAACAGCGTGTGTTTTCGGGTAATCAGGTGATTTTTGAGCAGCGCTTTGAGGATGCAAAGGTGAATGAACGCACTTTTGCCCTTTTGGGCTTAGGAGCCAGCTATAAGACAAATGATAAGATTGAGTCTTACGCCAATTTTTCACAAAATTATCGGGCCATTAACTTTAGTGATCTTGCCGTCGTAAACCCCAACCTGGAAATTGATTCCCTGCTCAAAGATGAAAGTGGTTTTAACCTTGATGTAGGTATCAGAGGGAATACCCTGGCTAATCGCCTGCGATTCGATTGCAGTATTTTTTATTTGCAATATAACGACCGCATTGGTACAGCTGAAAAAGAAGTTGTTCAATTCTTTGGAGACATCCCTGTAACAAGTGCAGTAGCTTATCGGACCAATGTCGGAGATGCCCGAATCATTGGACTAGAAGCCTTTGCAGAGGCCGACCTCTGGAAATTTGTCTTTGGGACATCCAGCAAGCCCGCTTTGAACCTATTTGCCAACCTCAGCTTGTTGCAAGGGAAATACCTCAGTGGCCAAGCCATTTTTGTGGGAAAACAAGTAGAACTTATACCACCTATCAGCCTGAAAACTGGCCTTAATTTTAGTTATCAACGATGGGGCATCAGCTATCAATTCACTTATGTGTCTGAACATTTTAGTGATGCAACCAATGCCGTCATGGTAGCAAATGCTACCCGAGGAATAATTCCAAGTTATCAGGTCATGGATGCTTCATTGCGTTACCAATGGCCAAGCTATCGGCTACAAATCGGCGTCAACAACCTGACAAATGAGGCTTATTTCACCCGGCGGGCGACGGGTTATCCTGGCCCTGGGATTATCCCTGCTGAGGGGAGACGGTTTTACGCCTCCCTCCAGATGAAATTATAA